In Mycobacterium sp. Aquia_213, the sequence ATCCGCCGCGTGGGGATGGAGCAAGATCAACATCCGCACCTGGCACGGCGTCGGCGTGTTCGGCGTCATCTTCCTGCTGGCGATGCTGCGCGGCAATCACGTCGGCCACGTCGAGGACAACTTCCTGATCGGGTTCGCCGCCCTCACCCTCTTCATCCTGGTGCGCGACTGGTGGGGTCGCCGGCGCGGCTGGCTCCGGTAGCCGTCAACCCCTGCTCAGCGCCGCGCTCGGCGGTGCCACGTGTTCACCAGTGCGGCAGCCAGCAGCGCGATCAACGCCACAATCCACGGCCACACGCCGTGCTGATGTACCCAGCCGGCCAACAGGCCCTGTAGCCGCCCGGCCGCAAGAATCACCGCGTCCCGGGGATCGGCCGCGGTGTTCAGCAGCCGTAACTCGTAGAGGCCGTAGTAGCCGACATAGAGCCCCACCAGCACCAGCAGCGCGCCGCCGATCCGGTTGACGAACGGCAGGATTCGCCGCAGCCGGTCGGCCAGCGCCGAGCTCGCGGTGGCGGCGGCGACGGCGAGCACGCCGACGACCAAGGTCAGGCCCGCGACGTACGCCAGATAGATCGACGCCCCGGTGAGGACCGACCCACTGCGCAAGCCCGCGGCGGTGACCGCCAGAAACGGCCCGATCGTGCACGACAGCGAGGCGATCGCATAGCTGATGCCGTAGCCGTACATGCCCACGATCGCCGGCCCGTGCTGTTTCGGAGCCCACCGCGGCCCCAACGGCCGCGGCGTCAGCGCGGTCAGCTCGCGACCCGACAGCAGCCAAATCCCTAGCCCGACAAGCACAATGCCGATCACCACGGTTGCGTACGGCAGGTACCGCTGGACCGTCGTGGCCGCCGAGATGGTCAGCGCGCCGAACGCGCCGAACACCGTCAGAAAACCGAGGGCCATCCCCGCGGTGGCGCCCAGTGCACGCCGCAGGCCGCCGAGCGGGCTGGAGTCTTCCCCGGTGCGCTGGCCGCGCACCACCAGCAGCAGGTAGGCGGGCAGCATCGCGAACCCACACGGGTTCACCGCGGCCACCAACCCGGCAGCGAATGCCAGACCGACGAGCCCCTGGTTCACTTCAGCGCGGCTACCCGGCCGGCCAGTTCCTGCTGGGACATCGCCGAGGTGGGGTTGTTGACGAACGTCGAGCTGCCGTCCGCCCGGTAGAACACGTACGCCGGCTGCCACGGCACGTTGTAGCGGGCCCAGATCGAGCCGTCGGCGTCGTTGAGGTTGGTGAAGTTCAGGCCGTACTTGGAAACGAAGGCCTGCTCAGCGCCGACGTCCGAGTGCCCGGCGATGCCGACGAAGGTGACACCGGGATTGGCGGCCGCCACCTGGGCCACTCCCGGAGCTTCGGCGTTGCAGAACGGGCAGAACGGTGCCCAGAACCAGAGCACCGCCGGTTTTCCTTGGAGGCCGGCGCCGTTGAACGGCGCACCGCTCAGCGTGGTTCCGGTGAACTGCAGCCGATCGTCGGCGGCCTGCGCCCGCGGTGCGGCCGACACCAGGACAACCGCGACAAGGCCCGTCACGATGGCCGCGGCAAACATCTTGAAGCGCGCTAACAAGCGAACCGTCATGCCAACCCCCTTTGCTGAACTACTAACTCACAACACGTCGTAGCCGACCGCATGGTTCAGCCCTTCTCGAAGGCAAGCTGTCCGCACGCGGCGCTGATCTCGCGGCCCCGGGTGTCCCGGACCGTGCACGACACGCCTTTTGCCCGGACCCGCCGGACGAACTCGCGCTCGACGGCCTTGGGGCTGGCGTCCCAGTCACTGCCCGGGGTCGGGTTGAGCGGAATCAGGTTCACGTGCACCAGGGGTCCGAGCGCGCCATGCAGTCGCTTGCCGAGCAGGTCGGCCCGCCACGGCTGGTCGTTGACGTCGCGAATCAGCGCGTACTCGATCGACACCCGCCGGCCGGTCACGTCGCCGTAGTAGCGGGCCGCATCGAGCGCCTCGCTGATCTTCCAGCGGTTGTTGACCGGAACCAGCGTGTCGCGCAGTTCGTCGTCCGGGGCGTGCAGCGAGAGCGCCAGCGTCACGCCCAGCCGTTCGTCGGCGAGCTTGCGGATCGCCGGCGCCAGGCCGACCGTCGACACCGTCACCGAGCGGGCCGAGATGCCGAAGCCGTGCGGCGGCGCCTCGGTGATGCGCCGCACCGCGGCCAGCGTCCTGGCGTAATTGGCCAGCGGTTCTCCCATGCCCATGAACACCACGTTCGACAGCCGGTCCGCGAACTCGTCGCGCAGCGCCACCGCGGCGGTGCGCACCTGTTCGGTGATCTCGGCCGTCGACAGGTTGCGCGTCAATCCGCCCTGGCCGGTTGCACAGAACGGGCACGCCATGCCGCAGCCCGCCTGCGACGAGATACACACGGTGTTGCGCTGCGGATAGCGCATCAGCACCGACTCGAAGGTGGTGCCATCGATGGCCCGCCACAACGTCTTTCGCGTCTGACCGGCGTCGCAGGTGACTTCGGCGGCGACGGTGAGCAGGTTGGGGAACATCGTCTCGGCGATCACGTCGCGCACGGCCGCCGGAAGGTCGGTCATCTGTCGCGGATCGGCGATCAACCGGCCGTAGTACTGGTGGGCGAGCTGCTTGGCCCGAAACGCCGGCAAGCCGAGTTCCGCGACGGCCGCCGCGCGGCCCTCCGCGTCGAGGTCGGCGAGGTGGCGCGGCGGCCTGCCCGCGCGCGGCTCATCGAACACCAATTGTTGGACCATGACCTGTCCAGTATCGGTCAGTGACGGCTTAGGGAACCAAGGTGAGCACGATCCAGGCCGCGACGGCCGAGGGCAGCACACCGTCGAGCCGGTCCATCAGCCCACCGTGGCCGGGTAGCAGCCGGCCCATGTCCTTGATGCCGAGGTCCCGCTTCACCTGGGACTCCACCAGGTCACCGAGCGTGCAGCTGAGCACCAGGACGAGGCCCAGCAGCGCGCCAATCCAGGCTGGTTTGCCCGCCAATAGGGTCGCGGTCAGGATCGCCGCGGTGATCCCGAAGACCAGTGAACCGGTGAATCCCTCCCAGGACTTCTTCGGGCTGATCGCCGGGACCATCGGATGCTTGCCGAACAGCGCCCCGATGGCGTATCCACCGGTGTCGGAAGCGACGACGGTGATCATCAGGCAGAACACCCGTCCGGCGCCGTCGTGGGGATAGACGAGCAGGACGCCGAAGGAGGCGAACAGCGGGACCCACGCGGCCAGGAAGACGGTGGCCGATGCGTCGCGCAGGTAGTTCGACGACAATCCGGCGGCGGGATCATTGCGGCTGGGATCCCGCATGAACAACCGCCAGACATTGCAGGCCACGACGGTGCCGCCGAAGCCTGCCAGCGCGCCGGCGGCATGGAAGGGCCAGGTCAGCCAGACGGTGACCTGGCCGCCGATCAGCAACGGGATAACGGGAATGACGTAGCCGGCCTCGCGTAGCCGTCGCACCACCTCGTGGCTGGCAATGAAAATCGCGATGGCCACGATGAGCACCCAGAACCGCGGAGCGAATACCAGCGTGGCGACGAGCAGGCCGCCGATCGCCGCGCCCACCGCGATAGCGGCGGGCAGATCGCGTCCGGCCCGGGACGTCTTCTTGGCCGGCTGCGGCGTCGTTTCCTTGGCCTCCCGCGCGTCGGACGGGCTGCCTGGGCCGGCATCGGAGGTTGGCACGGACTTGGTTGCTGAGCGGCCGCTAGACCTCCAGCAGCTCGCCTTCTTTGTGTTTGACCAGCTCGTCGATCTGGTTGACGTACTGCTGGGTGGTCTTGTCCAGGTCCTTCTCGGCGCGGCCGACCTCATCCTCGCCGGCCTCCCCGTCCTTGCGGATCCGGTGCAGTTCTTCCATCGACTTGCGACGGATGTTGCGCACCGAGACCTTCGCGTCTTCTCCCTTGCCCTTGGCCTGTTTCACCAGCTCTCGGCGACGTTCCTCGGTCAGCTGCGGTACCGCCACCCGAATCAGGGTGCCGTCGTTGCTCGGATTCACCCCGAGCTCGGAGTTGCGAATCGCCGTCTCGATGGCGTGTAGCTGGTTGGCCTCGTACGGCTTGATGACGACCAGCCGCGCCTCGGGGACATTGATGCTGGCCAGCTGGGTGATCGGCGTGGTCGTGCCGTAATAGTCGATGACGATCCGGGAGAACATGCCCGGATTGGCGCGGCCGGTCCGAATGGTCGACAAGTCGTCACGGGCCACCGACACTGCCTTCTCCATTTTCTCTTCAGCGTCGAAGAGAGCCTCATCGATCATTCGCGTCTTCCCCTCAGGTGGTGACTAGCGTTCCGATCTTCTCACCAGCGACCGCCCGAGCGATATTGCCGTTGGTCAGCAGGTTGAACACCAGGATTGGCATGCCATTGTCCATACACAGGCTGAACGCCGTGGCATCGGCCACCCGCAGCCCCCGGTCGATGACTTCCCGATGGCTGATCGCGGTGAGCAACTCCGCCTCGGGGTTCACCCGCGGGTCCTCGGTGAACACGCCGTCGACGGCCTTGGCCATCAACACCACGTCGGCGCCGATTTCCAGGGCGCGCTGCGCGGCCGTGGTGTCGGTGGAGAAGTACGGCAGCCCCATGCCGGCGCCGAAGATGACCACGCGGCCCTTCTCCAGGTGGCGGACGGCCCGCAACGGGATGTAGGGCTCGGCCACCTGGCCCATCGTGATCGCGGTCTGGACTCGGGTGTCGATGCCTTCCTTCTGCAGGAAGTCTTGCAGTGCAAGGCTGTTCATCACAGTGCCGAGCATGCCCATGTAGTCCGACCGGGTGCGCTCCATTCCGCGCTGCTGAAGTTGTGCGCCACGGAAGAAGTTGCCGCCGCCGATCACGACGGCGACCTGTACGCCGTCGCGAACCACCTCGGCGATCTGGCGGGCGACCTGCGCCACGACATCGGGATCCAGCCCGACCTGGCCGCCGCCGAACATCTCGCCGCCAAGCTTGAGCAATACGCGCGAATACTTGGCGCGCGGCTGGCCGGAAGGTTGTCCGTCGTCGGGTGAAGAGGTCGGCACGCCGTTAGCGCTGGTGGGCTCGGGCTGCGTCATCAGACTCCTCGCATGACAGTGCCATCCCAGGCGACCCACACCCGGAACGGCAGTTCATATCCTGCCCCATCGCAGCACAATCTGGCGCCAGCGGGGTGAATTATTTGCGCGTTTGGCGAACCGGGTGGCTTTCGGGAGCCGTCGGCGCAGGTCACAGCCGAATGCGGTGCCATCGCGACTTTGCTTCGGGCATCGGATGTTTGAGCTCCCGACGGCCTGGGAATCCGCACCAACGCGGCGGGGAAATCGTGGTCTTGAGAAGCAGGGCCGGAACACGCCGTATGACGGAATCGATCGTTTAGCCGATCGTACGAGCGCGTCAGTCGCGCAGCTGTCGCACGCCAATGAGAAGGAGTTATTTCATGGCGGACAAAGAAAACTCTGGACCCGCGGAAGCGGTCAAGGGCGTCGTCGAAGACGTCAAGGGCAAGGCCAAGGAAGCTGCCGGCGCTCTGACCGGTCGCGATGACCTTACCCGCGAGGGCCAAGCCCAGCAGGACAAGGCGGAAGCCCAGCGTGACGCGGCAAAGAAGGAAGCCGAAGCCGACGCCGCACGCGGCGCCGCGAAGGTAGCCGAGGAGCGCCAGAAGGCCAACCAATAGCTTGATTCGAAGATGGGTCCGGCCCGTATTGACGGGCCGGACCCGTCGACTTCTCTGGGGCCATTTTCGGGTCTACCCAGGCAAAACCATCTCCACTAACCACCCCCTTCAGCAGTCATTCGCCCGAACGCGAGCAACAAACAGGGCATAGTTGTGTGCTGAATGGGGTACTCAGCGCTGCGCTGGCGGACACCTCCCTGAGGTGCCGACGCGGTTTGGGGGCGGCGACGGACCCTCATGAGGTTTGGAGATGTCTTTGGACGTGCTACTGCTTTCCAATGCCGACGATTTCGCGTCGGCATTACCAACCCTCGAATCGTTGACGCAAACGATTCGTCGCGTCCCGCTCTCCGACGACCTCGACGGACATCATGACAGTGCCGACGTGGCGATCATCGACGCGCGCACCGACCTGGCGGCGGCCCGCAGTGTCTGCCGGGGCCTGACGGCCAACGCGCCGGCCATCGCGGTCGTGGCGGTGGTCGCCCCGGCGCACTTCGCGTCGGTGGACGTCGACTGGCGCATCGACGATGTGATGTTGCCCGCCACCGGCGCGGACGAGCTGGAGGCGCGGTTGCGCCTGGCGATCAAGCGACGCCGCAGCGCAGTGGACGGCTGCTTGAAGTTCGGTGACCTGGTCCTGCATCCGGCAAGTTTTGCCGCGTCGCTACGCGGCACGGATCTCAGCCTAACGGTCACCGAGTTCCGATTGCTGAATTTCCTTGTGCAACATGCCGGTCGGGCATTCAGCCGCACCCGGCTGATGCACGAGGTGTGGGGGTATGACTCCAACGGACGCGTCCGCACCGTCGA encodes:
- a CDS encoding DUF2631 domain-containing protein translates to MASTEVEHYNGVDPAEVPSAAWGWSKINIRTWHGVGVFGVIFLLAMLRGNHVGHVEDNFLIGFAALTLFILVRDWWGRRRGWLR
- a CDS encoding cytochrome c biogenesis CcdA family protein; amino-acid sequence: MNQGLVGLAFAAGLVAAVNPCGFAMLPAYLLLVVRGQRTGEDSSPLGGLRRALGATAGMALGFLTVFGAFGALTISAATTVQRYLPYATVVIGIVLVGLGIWLLSGRELTALTPRPLGPRWAPKQHGPAIVGMYGYGISYAIASLSCTIGPFLAVTAAGLRSGSVLTGASIYLAYVAGLTLVVGVLAVAAATASSALADRLRRILPFVNRIGGALLVLVGLYVGYYGLYELRLLNTAADPRDAVILAAGRLQGLLAGWVHQHGVWPWIVALIALLAAALVNTWHRRARR
- a CDS encoding protein disulfide oxidoreductase, which gives rise to MTVRLLARFKMFAAAIVTGLVAVVLVSAAPRAQAADDRLQFTGTTLSGAPFNGAGLQGKPAVLWFWAPFCPFCNAEAPGVAQVAAANPGVTFVGIAGHSDVGAEQAFVSKYGLNFTNLNDADGSIWARYNVPWQPAYVFYRADGSSTFVNNPTSAMSQQELAGRVAALK
- the rlmN gene encoding 23S rRNA (adenine(2503)-C(2))-methyltransferase RlmN, with product MVQQLVFDEPRAGRPPRHLADLDAEGRAAAVAELGLPAFRAKQLAHQYYGRLIADPRQMTDLPAAVRDVIAETMFPNLLTVAAEVTCDAGQTRKTLWRAIDGTTFESVLMRYPQRNTVCISSQAGCGMACPFCATGQGGLTRNLSTAEITEQVRTAAVALRDEFADRLSNVVFMGMGEPLANYARTLAAVRRITEAPPHGFGISARSVTVSTVGLAPAIRKLADERLGVTLALSLHAPDDELRDTLVPVNNRWKISEALDAARYYGDVTGRRVSIEYALIRDVNDQPWRADLLGKRLHGALGPLVHVNLIPLNPTPGSDWDASPKAVEREFVRRVRAKGVSCTVRDTRGREISAACGQLAFEKG
- a CDS encoding phosphatidate cytidylyltransferase produces the protein MPTSDAGPGSPSDAREAKETTPQPAKKTSRAGRDLPAAIAVGAAIGGLLVATLVFAPRFWVLIVAIAIFIASHEVVRRLREAGYVIPVIPLLIGGQVTVWLTWPFHAAGALAGFGGTVVACNVWRLFMRDPSRNDPAAGLSSNYLRDASATVFLAAWVPLFASFGVLLVYPHDGAGRVFCLMITVVASDTGGYAIGALFGKHPMVPAISPKKSWEGFTGSLVFGITAAILTATLLAGKPAWIGALLGLVLVLSCTLGDLVESQVKRDLGIKDMGRLLPGHGGLMDRLDGVLPSAVAAWIVLTLVP
- the frr gene encoding ribosome recycling factor, with the translated sequence MIDEALFDAEEKMEKAVSVARDDLSTIRTGRANPGMFSRIVIDYYGTTTPITQLASINVPEARLVVIKPYEANQLHAIETAIRNSELGVNPSNDGTLIRVAVPQLTEERRRELVKQAKGKGEDAKVSVRNIRRKSMEELHRIRKDGEAGEDEVGRAEKDLDKTTQQYVNQIDELVKHKEGELLEV
- the pyrH gene encoding UMP kinase, producing the protein MTQPEPTSANGVPTSSPDDGQPSGQPRAKYSRVLLKLGGEMFGGGQVGLDPDVVAQVARQIAEVVRDGVQVAVVIGGGNFFRGAQLQQRGMERTRSDYMGMLGTVMNSLALQDFLQKEGIDTRVQTAITMGQVAEPYIPLRAVRHLEKGRVVIFGAGMGLPYFSTDTTAAQRALEIGADVVLMAKAVDGVFTEDPRVNPEAELLTAISHREVIDRGLRVADATAFSLCMDNGMPILVFNLLTNGNIARAVAGEKIGTLVTT
- a CDS encoding CsbD family protein, which encodes MADKENSGPAEAVKGVVEDVKGKAKEAAGALTGRDDLTREGQAQQDKAEAQRDAAKKEAEADAARGAAKVAEERQKANQ
- a CDS encoding winged helix-turn-helix domain-containing protein, which gives rise to MSLDVLLLSNADDFASALPTLESLTQTIRRVPLSDDLDGHHDSADVAIIDARTDLAAARSVCRGLTANAPAIAVVAVVAPAHFASVDVDWRIDDVMLPATGADELEARLRLAIKRRRSAVDGCLKFGDLVLHPASFAASLRGTDLSLTVTEFRLLNFLVQHAGRAFSRTRLMHEVWGYDSNGRVRTVDVHVRRLRAKLGTEHESMVDTVRGVGYMAVTPPHPQWIVNDTPPSPYLNGRTHH